The Plectropomus leopardus isolate mb chromosome 15, YSFRI_Pleo_2.0, whole genome shotgun sequence genome has a segment encoding these proteins:
- the cdc42ep3 gene encoding cdc42 effector protein 3 encodes MPAKAPIYLKPNNSKKGKKCRLRDILSPDMISPPLGDFRHTIHIGKGGERDAFGDMSFLQGKYELLPGKGEVHPQYGIQSEFLRANSTGDASFAETPSPVLKNAISLPTIGGCQALTLPLISSTVFTMPPEPLEDIMGSTAPMKSDNTEEVEILQMDALLRSMDVFSSEPSSPSSDIQSKPDVLLDLLENKDKSTSKAVAKANKINKSESRFDKPSSCYINGHSPFKANGSLNSNVSSDSFDSFSGKGDFQNKMCNGSRSLNGNGNCNSYGHFNDDVALGFKQELSKCNGEWVDRDSGVEEGRICDFEFEFTKEKSTSQESLAQITGSFLSLELDLGPSILDEVLNIMDKPAVKSRP; translated from the coding sequence ATGCCTGCAAAAGCACCCATATACCTGAAACCCAACAACAGTAAGAAGGGAAAGAAATGTCGCCTGCGAGATATATTGTCCCCAGACATGATCAGTCCACCACTTGGGGACTTTCGCCACACTATCCACATTGGCAAAGGCGGGGAGAGAGATGCCTTCGGAGACATGTCTTTCCTCCAGGGGAAGTATGAACTCCTACCAGGGAAGGGGGAAGTCCACCCTCAGTATGGCATCCAAAGTGAGTTTTTGAGAGCTAACAGCACTGGGGATGCTTCCTTTGCCGAGACACCATCTCCGGTGCTCAAGAACGCCATCTCACTCCCAACTATTGGTGGCTGTCAGGCGCTTACTCTTCCCCTGATCTCCTCCACTGTATTTACCATGCCCCCAGAGCCGCTGGAGGACATCATGGGGTCTACAGCTCCTATGAAATctgacaacacagaggaggtaGAGATCTTGCAGATGGATGCCTTGTTGCGCTCCATGGACGTCTTCAGCAGCGAGCCTTCGTCTCCATCTTCAGATATCCAGTCGAAGCCTGATGTCCTCTTGGATCTGCTGGAAAACAAAGATAAGTCCACCTCAAAGGCGGTGGCCAAAgctaacaaaataaacaagagCGAATCCAGGTTTGACAAGCCATCGTCCTGTTATATCAACGGTCACAGTCCCTTCAAAGCCAACGGGAGCCTGAACAGTAACGTGAGCAGTGACAGCTTCGACAGCTTTAGCGGTAAAGGGGACTTCCAGAACAAGATGTGCAATGGCAGCAGGAGTCTCAACGGCAACGGAAACTGCAATAGTTATGGACACTTTAACGATGATGTAGCCCTGGGCTTCAAGCAGGAGCTGTCAAAGTGCAATGGAGAGTGGGTGGATAGGGACAGTGGGGTGGAGGAGGGTCGCATCTGTGattttgagtttgagtttaCCAAGGAGAAGAGCACGTCGCAGGAGTCCCTCGCCCAGATCACTGGGTCGTTCCTCTCCCTTGAACTTGATCTGGGCCCGTCCATCTTGGACGAAGTTCTCAACATAATGGATAAACCCGCAGTGAAGAGCAGGCCTTGA